The following proteins are co-located in the Alcaligenes faecalis genome:
- the purH gene encoding bifunctional phosphoribosylaminoimidazolecarboxamide formyltransferase/IMP cyclohydrolase — MKIQTALLSVSDKTGIVEFAQALAQRGVRLLSTGGTAKLLAQAGLTVTEVAQHTGSPEILDGRVKTLHPKIHGGLLARRDSAEHLKTMEEHGIDRIDLLVVNLYPFRETIAKPGCTFADAVENIDIGGPAMLRAAAKNHGTPEGGACVVIDPVDYERVLADMDGPAGHPSYGLRLELAAKVYAHTAAYDGAIAAYLTSLAQAEPAQDSAPEVNTWPNVLTIQLKQEQTLRYGENPHQSAAFYTDGTIGEGLLGRYKQLQGKELSYNNIADADAAWECVRSFDAGACVIVKHANPCGVALGETAEQSYRKAFQTDPTSAFGGIIAFNREVDEAAAQAISSQFVEVLLAPSYTPGALDVFAAKKNVRVLSIQPGQAHNAFDVKRVGGGWLVQTPDTFRDNTEGFKVVTQVQPSPQQMQDMLFAWNVAKYVKSNAIVFCGQGMTLGVGAGQMSRVDSARIASIKAENAGLTLQGSAVASDAFFPFRDGLDVVAEAGATCVIQPGGSVRDDEVIAAANERGIAMVLTGTRHFRH, encoded by the coding sequence ATGAAAATCCAGACAGCTCTTCTCTCTGTCTCCGACAAAACCGGTATTGTCGAATTTGCACAAGCACTCGCCCAGCGCGGAGTGCGGCTTCTGTCCACTGGCGGCACGGCCAAGCTGTTGGCCCAGGCTGGCCTGACCGTTACCGAAGTGGCCCAGCACACCGGCTCTCCAGAAATTCTGGATGGCCGTGTCAAAACACTGCATCCAAAAATTCACGGTGGCCTGCTGGCGCGTCGCGACAGCGCCGAACACTTGAAGACTATGGAAGAGCACGGTATTGACCGTATCGATCTGCTGGTCGTCAACCTCTACCCTTTCCGTGAAACCATTGCCAAGCCGGGTTGCACCTTTGCCGATGCGGTAGAGAACATTGATATTGGTGGCCCTGCCATGCTGCGCGCTGCTGCCAAAAACCACGGCACGCCTGAAGGCGGCGCCTGTGTCGTCATTGACCCTGTCGATTACGAACGCGTACTGGCGGATATGGACGGCCCTGCCGGACACCCCTCTTACGGCCTGCGTCTGGAACTGGCTGCCAAAGTCTACGCCCACACCGCCGCTTACGACGGTGCTATTGCGGCTTACCTCACCAGCCTGGCTCAGGCCGAGCCTGCCCAGGACAGCGCCCCCGAAGTGAACACCTGGCCCAATGTGCTGACCATTCAGCTCAAACAGGAACAGACTCTGCGCTACGGCGAGAACCCGCACCAAAGCGCGGCTTTCTACACAGACGGCACCATTGGCGAAGGTTTGCTGGGTCGTTACAAGCAACTGCAGGGCAAGGAACTGTCCTACAACAATATTGCTGACGCCGATGCCGCTTGGGAATGTGTGCGCAGCTTTGATGCGGGCGCTTGCGTCATCGTCAAGCACGCCAACCCTTGCGGTGTTGCCCTGGGCGAAACCGCCGAGCAGTCCTACCGCAAAGCCTTCCAAACCGACCCAACGTCAGCCTTTGGCGGCATTATTGCCTTCAACCGCGAAGTGGACGAAGCCGCTGCCCAGGCTATCAGCAGCCAGTTTGTGGAAGTGCTGCTGGCACCTTCCTACACTCCAGGTGCTCTGGACGTGTTTGCTGCGAAAAAGAACGTGCGCGTGCTGAGCATTCAGCCTGGTCAGGCTCACAACGCTTTTGATGTGAAACGTGTGGGTGGCGGCTGGTTGGTGCAAACGCCCGATACCTTCCGCGACAACACCGAAGGCTTCAAGGTCGTGACGCAAGTCCAACCCAGCCCCCAGCAAATGCAAGACATGCTGTTTGCCTGGAACGTGGCCAAGTACGTGAAATCCAACGCGATCGTGTTCTGCGGTCAAGGCATGACGCTGGGTGTAGGCGCTGGTCAGATGAGCCGTGTGGACTCTGCCCGCATCGCCTCCATCAAGGCTGAAAATGCTGGCTTGACCCTGCAAGGTTCGGCTGTCGCGTCCGACGCGTTCTTCCCCTTCCGTGATGGTCTGGATGTGGTTGCCGAAGCCGGTGCCACCTGCGTCATTCAACCGGGCGGCAGCGTGCGTGACGACGAAGTCATCGCCGCCGCCAACGAGCGTGGTATTGCCATGGTCTTGACCGGCACACGCCACTTCCGTCACTAA
- the ruvC gene encoding crossover junction endodeoxyribonuclease RuvC, with product MRILGIDPGLRRTGFGVIDAQGPSLRYVASGTIVVPPDLPLAQRLKLILTHITEVIEQSKPDTSAIEKVFVNSNPASTLLLGQARGAALCALAVGGLDVHEYTALQIKKTVTGSGHAAKEQIQLMVQRLLQLNGLPASDSADALACAISHAHHSSVVGGLQKSGAITTGPRRRIRAGRILG from the coding sequence ATGCGAATCCTGGGCATAGACCCTGGCTTGCGTCGCACTGGTTTCGGAGTGATCGACGCCCAGGGGCCCAGCTTGCGCTATGTGGCTAGCGGGACCATTGTGGTCCCGCCTGATCTGCCTCTGGCACAGCGGCTAAAGCTGATACTGACTCACATCACGGAAGTGATTGAACAAAGCAAGCCCGATACCTCTGCCATCGAAAAAGTCTTTGTAAACAGCAACCCGGCCTCCACCCTTTTACTAGGGCAAGCACGGGGCGCCGCCTTGTGCGCGTTGGCTGTAGGCGGGCTGGATGTCCATGAATACACCGCCTTGCAGATCAAGAAAACCGTCACCGGCAGCGGCCATGCAGCCAAAGAACAAATCCAGCTGATGGTACAGCGGCTCCTGCAACTGAACGGCCTGCCTGCCTCGGACTCGGCCGATGCCCTGGCCTGCGCCATCAGCCATGCTCATCACAGCAGTGTGGTGGGCGGCCTGCAAAAAAGCGGAGCCATCACTACCGGGCCGCGCCGTCGCATTCGCGCTGGCCGGATCTTGGGTTAA
- the ruvA gene encoding Holliday junction branch migration protein RuvA, whose translation MIGRIRGTLIEKQPPTICVDVGGVGYEIDVPMSTLYQMPELGAQVNLFTHLAIREDAHVLFGFSSLNERSTFKALIKVTGIGARTALSLLSGMSAEELADAITRQETSRLVKIPGIGKKTAERLLLELRGKLGADLGSSGTVGAAPNSRDDVLHALEALGYSNKEASIAVKALPDDIDVSEGIKQALKSLSRA comes from the coding sequence ATGATAGGTCGCATCCGGGGTACCTTGATCGAAAAACAACCTCCTACCATCTGTGTGGATGTGGGCGGGGTCGGCTATGAAATCGATGTACCCATGAGTACGCTCTACCAAATGCCGGAGCTGGGCGCACAGGTCAATCTGTTCACCCATCTGGCAATTCGTGAAGATGCCCATGTGCTGTTTGGTTTTTCCAGCCTGAACGAGCGCAGCACCTTCAAGGCACTGATCAAAGTCACGGGTATTGGCGCCCGCACAGCCCTGTCCTTGCTATCGGGTATGAGTGCCGAAGAACTGGCCGATGCCATCACTCGCCAGGAAACTTCCCGTCTGGTGAAGATTCCTGGCATAGGCAAGAAAACGGCCGAACGTCTTTTACTGGAGTTGCGCGGCAAACTCGGTGCAGACCTGGGCAGCAGTGGCACAGTTGGCGCCGCTCCCAATAGCCGTGATGATGTATTGCACGCTTTGGAAGCCCTGGGCTACTCCAACAAGGAAGCCAGTATTGCCGTCAAGGCCTTGCCCGATGATATTGATGTGTCGGAAGGGATCAAACAGGCATTGAAGTCACTATCACGCGCTTGA